TACTAAGCAATTAATAACTATTTTGAAGATCCAAATTATCAAAGGGAAATAATGTGGAAGAATCGGAAACTAAAATCTAACCTTTGATTGCAAGTAGAAAATCGAGGAACTCAAAGCTTGCATAACATCAACAGCTGAGCTTATAGCATTCCTAACTACAACTCCATCAGCCTGTTCATGCAGTAGTAGTGTCAACATATCCAAGTAAAAACCAGATTTTTCATAAGTTCAAAATGAGGTAACAGGAAATCAAGCAGCTATTTTGTTCACCACACACCTGTGCTCCTGATGTAACTGGAAGGCACAGCGTGCTTGCTTGAAGAGCCTCGATCGCCTCAGCTACGATACCAGTGCTCTCTTCTTCTAGTACCGGCCATTGCTCAAGGTAACCAATCTGAACCGCAAACAGTGTGGTCAATAAACTGAATTTTCGATTTTTCACATTACCCAGTTTCGGAAAGCAAGAGAGAACAAGGATGGGATAAGGATTCCTTGTCtatctctttttttctaatATATTCCAATAATATCCAAATCTTTCAAAGTTCTTATGATCCTACATTGATAAACTGGTAGAGATACAGATAAGAACAAGTGATATGTTAATATGCACCTGCTCTGTTAGAATGCTGTACAGATTCAGTTCCTGCTGTCGGTGTTGCACATTTATTCTTGTTCTTGTTAGAGCATCGCGCAATGTCAAGATACTCTTCCAAACACTATAAAGAATGTTCTGTTTACATGACAGGGGAAAAGGTATTTTTGTCAATTGAATGTTGCTCAATAAAGAGATATCAAGAAAATGTACCTAGTGAAGTTCATCAACAAATGGTACTAGAAAAAGGAATAATGTTATCTCCATTATCTGAAGTATATGCAATAACATGAACTAATTCAACTTAGGTAAAATGGTACTAGAAAAGGAACATAAGTAACAAAGGATACTAGATTGCTAGTGTTACCTCAGCGCCATTTTTCTGGGATAGTGTGTCTTCTGAATGTGCATTCACAAGGCGCCACTGCAGGTATCTATTATTCAGCAGACGTAGCTGATGGATATTCTCAATCTGGCCTGCATTCTTCTTCCCTTTCCGCGCATCAACGATGTAGTTAAACACAGGCTGTTCAACGCCTGATTGAGCATCTGAAGGAGCACATTTCGATTGGCAAGGTGCTGAAGGCCTCATCCGCGACGGGCTCTGGCAGGACCTGGAAGTAGATGCTGCAGCTGCCAAGCCCTGTCTCGGTGACGACGATCTGTGCAGAACCGGAACAGGTGAAGAAACGGCCTTGCTCAGGCGACAATTGGATTTGGAGCTTTCCGACGTCTGAGATGAGGTGTCACTGCTAGAATCTGCCTTATCTTTTCTTCTCCGGTGAACGATCTTTGCCACCTCGTTTGACGGCCGCTTCAGACTCTTGCCCGTTCCTTCAGATGGATGCGTCCTCCTTGGAGAGCGTCCTGCTGAAGCATCTCGTGAAGAGACCGACCTGGTAGCCTTTTCAGCAGGAGCAGCACTTGTCGAAGTGAGACCAGCAGAGCTCCGGCCAGTCATCATCCCCGGCCACCGATTTTGCTCAATGACCCTGCTGGCGGGAGACTCTAGTGGCCGAGCATTATCACATTGGTCGCTGATGTTGTTGGTCCTCCCTCTAAGAggactcctcttcctctcaaCCGCGGCTCCTGACCGCAATTTGGTCAGCTCTGAAGGTAAGCCATGGACTCGCCTGTCTATCTTCT
The genomic region above belongs to Setaria italica strain Yugu1 chromosome VI, Setaria_italica_v2.0, whole genome shotgun sequence and contains:
- the LOC101753854 gene encoding QWRF motif-containing protein 4 isoform X1; the encoded protein is MEAIKGEQRKATAADGALRRPLAPSEKNNAAAPAGRRREVPSRFKPVAPPAAPAARRCASPSPGRASAVDGSEVTCNRARSADRARPAPSSRLKPSALAAARSTSPARDAAAEAHGSGTPPRARNAKASDGLWASARSSSPSVRPEPVAAAAPAKKIDRRVHGLPSELTKLRSGAAVERKRSPLRGRTNNISDQCDNARPLESPASRVIEQNRWPGMMTGRSSAGLTSTSAAPAEKATRSVSSRDASAGRSPRRTHPSEGTGKSLKRPSNEVAKIVHRRRKDKADSSSDTSSQTSESSKSNCRLSKAVSSPVPVLHRSSSPRQGLAAAASTSRSCQSPSRMRPSAPCQSKCAPSDAQSGVEQPVFNYIVDARKGKKNAGQIENIHQLRLLNNRYLQWRLVNAHSEDTLSQKNGAENILYSVWKSILTLRDALTRTRINVQHRQQELNLYSILTEQIGYLEQWPVLEEESTGIVAEAIEALQASTLCLPVTSGAQADGVVVRNAISSAVDVMQALSSSIFYLQSKVEDRTSLVSELSVTARQEKVALDQCKELLAKAAKLQVQETSLRTHLMQLREGSAG
- the LOC101753854 gene encoding QWRF motif-containing protein 4 isoform X3 produces the protein MEAIKGEQRKATAADGALRRPLAPSEKNNAAAPAGRRREVPSRFKPVAPPAAPAARRCASPSPGRASAVDGSEVTCNRARSADRARPAPSSRLKPSALAAARSTSPARDAAAEAHGSGTPPRARNAKASDGLWASARSSSPSVRPEPVAAAAPAKKIDRRVHGLPSELTKLRSGAAVERKRSPLRGRTNNISDQCDNARPLESPASRVIEQNRWPGMMTGRSSAGLTSTSAAPAEKATRSVSSRDASAGRSPRRTHPSEGTGKSLKRPSNEVAKIVHRRRKDKADSSSDTSSQTSESSKSNCRLSKAVSSPVPVLHRSSSPRQGLAAAASTSRSCQSPSRMRPSAPCQSKCAPSDAQSGVEQPVFNYIVDARKGKKNAGQIENIHQLRLLNNRYLQWRLVNAHSEDTLSQKNGAENILYSVWKSILTLRDALTRTRINVQHRQQELNLYSILTEQIGYLEQWPVLEEESTGIVAEAIEALQASTLCLPVTSGAQADGVVVRNAISSAVDVMQALSSSIFYLQSKVEDRTSLVSELSVTARQEKVALDQCKELLAKAAKLQGLPLVRYRRPAFARI
- the LOC101753854 gene encoding QWRF motif-containing protein 4 isoform X2 — its product is MEAIKGEQRKATAADGALRRPLAPSEKNNAAAPAGRRREVPSRFKPVAPPAAPAARRCASPSPGRASAVDGSEVTCNRARSADRARPAPSSRLKPSALAAARSTSPARDAAAEAHGSGTPPRARNAKASDGLWASARSSSPSVRPEPVAAAAPAKKIDRRVHGLPSELTKLRSGAAVERKRSPLRGRTNNISDQCDNARPLESPASRVIEQNRWPGMMTGRSSAGLTSTSAAPAEKATRSVSSRDASAGRSPRRTHPSEGTGKSLKRPSNEVAKIVHRRRKDKADSSSDTSSQTSESSKSNCRLSKAVSSPVPVLHRSSSPRQGLAAAASTSRSCQSPSRMRPSAPCQSKCAPSDAQSGVEQPVFNYIVDARKGKKNAGQIENIHQLRLLNNRYLQWRLVNAHSEDTLSQKNGAENILYSVWKSILTLRDALTRTRINVQHRQQELNLYSILTEQIGYLEQWPVLEEESTGIVAEAIEALQASTLCLPVTSGAQADGVVVRNAISSAVDVMQALSSSIFYLQSKVEDRTSLVSELSVTARQEKVALDQCKELLAKAAKLQETSLRTHLMQLREGSAG